Within the Syntrophales bacterium genome, the region GTGGCGCCCTTGCGCTCGGCCTGCCTGGCAAACCACTTGTCGAACCGGCCGCGCAGGACGCTGTAACTACGGCGGGGCTCCTGCGACAGCTCCTGCCCGTCGTACCGGACGGTCAGGGAGCGGTCGGGGCCCATCAGGCAGATCTCCTCGTGGGCAATGAAGCGCTCGAGGGGGGCCTTGCTCCACAGGTCCGGAAACAGGTCCCGGATGGGGCTTACGTACAGGCGGCCTCCCGTGACGTTCTTGGCTCCCGGGTAATCGCCCCGCTCGAGCACCAGTACTTCCAGGCCTTCCGTCGCGAGGGTCCAGGCGGCGGAAAGCCCCGCCAGCCCCGCCCCGACGACGATGGCGTCAAACCGGATATTGTCTTGCTGCTCCATGGACCTTCGTTCCCATGTAAAAAGTGCCGGCGGAAGAGGTTCCGCCGGCTTGGCCCATTCATCCCCCCGCTCAAGGGATCGACCGCATGATTCCGATGGCAGGGGACAAGGTTAACTGTTCAGGATCACCCCGGCACCCAGCACTTTCAGGAGTGGTGCCGTTCCCTCGACCTGCGGACCGATGATCACGTCTCCCCAGGTGTGGGAAATCGGGTAATCGGCCATCAGGCCATAGGAGCCGTGGATGCCCATGGAGATCCGGGCGATGTCGATGGCCGTCTCGGCAACGAACACCTTCGACAGGGCCGCCTCCTTCACGAGCTGCATCGGATCCCGGTAATGATCCGCCGCCCACCCGAGGTGATAGGCGTGCCATTTGGCAGCGTCGTATTTCATCGTCATGTCGGACACCGAGATCTTGATATGCTCGAATTTCCGCCCGATGGGCTCTCCGCGGTGCATCTTCTCCGAGGCGTAGCGGATGCCGTCCTCCAGCGCAGCCAGCGCCCGCCCCAGGAAGAGGCCGGCCAGGCCGATCTTTCCATAAACCATGGCCGTCTTGAGCGTCATGAGGCCGTCGCCGTTTCGCCCCACCACGTTCTGCGGAGAGACCCTGACGTCCTTGAAATAGACGTCGTACAGGCCGCCGCCATGGGCGCCGATCTTTTCCCAGGGCTTGGAAAGCGAATACCCGTCGCAGAACTTCTCGATCAGGAACGCCGTCGCCTTGCCCGTCTCGCTCTCTTTGGCGACGACGACCATGGGCCCCTCATAGCCCGCGTTGCTGATGAACCGCTTCGTGCCGTTCAAGATGTAATCGTCTCCGTCCCTCGTCACGGTGGTCGTGAGCTGCTTGGGATCGGAGCCCGTGCCGGGTTCCGTGAAGGCGAACGACATGATCTTCTTGCCGGCCACACTCAGGGGAAGACAGGCCTGCTTTTGTTCCTCCGTGCCGAACACATTGATCACGGCCTGTCCCACCGTATTGACCGAGATGATCATCCCCACGCCGGCCGATGCCCTGGAAAGCTGCTCCAGGGCGAGGATATAGCTCAGGTAACCGGCCTCTCCGCCGCCGTATTTTTCCGGCAAGGGAATGCCGAACATGCCCAGTTCGGCCAGGCCCGAGAGGATCTCTTCGGGCATCGCGTTGTTTCGCTGGATGTCCTGGGCGACCGGCAGGATTTTCTTGTCCGCGAATTCTCTGGCCGCTTTCCGGATGAGTTGCTCTTCCTTACTGAAACTGAAATCCATTGTCCTTTGACTCCTTCTCTCGTTGGGTGACGTTTGCGCGGACCCGATCCTTCAGCGAATCCAGCTGTTTTTCTTCGCTTCGGATCGCAGTTCGTCCCGAAAATCGGGATCGGCGATCCGGATCATGGCCTCGACCCGCTCCGGAACGGTTTTCCCTTTCATGTTGGCGACTCCGTATTCCGTTACGACGTACTGGGTGTTCCATCGGCTCATGCCGACCGTCCCCGTCACCTTGGGCAGGATGTTGGAATGCTTCTTCCCTTCCTTGTCGATGCGCGAGGCGGCCAGGGTCAGGAACGCCTTCCCGCCGTTTGACCAGTACGCGGCCAGGGTGAAATCCTGCTGGCCGCCCAGGCCGGAATAGGTCCTGCCGTTCATCTCCTCCGAGACGCACTGGCCGGTCAGATCGGCCTCCACGATCCCGTTGATGGCGATCAGGTTGTCGTTCTTGCAGGCTGTGCGCGGGTCATTGACAAAATCCGCCCCCCACATCTCGATCCCGGGATTCATCGTCACCCAGTCATAAAGCTCCTTGCTTCCGAACACGAAGGTGCCGACGCCCCGGTGGGGCATGAAGTTCTTCCTGCTGTTGTTCAGCGCCCCGACCTTGTACAAATGGAGGAAGGCGTCGCAGATCATCTCCGAGTGGATGCCCAGGTCCTTCTTGCCCTCCAGGAGTGTACCGATGGCGTTCGGCGTTCCGCCGATCCCGAGCTGCAGGCAGGCCCCGTCGGGGATCATCGTCACAATGTTTTCGGCGATTTTCATGTCCGACTCGCTGGGCGGGGCGGGGGGAACGGCAATGATCTGCCAGTCGTGCTCCACGATGGCATCCACTTCCGTGATGTGCACCCGGTTGTGCCCGAAGGTGGGGGGAAAGTGCCGGTTCACCTCGAAGATCACGCGGTGCGGCCTGCTGCTCTTGATAACCGGAAACGTATAGTCCGGCTCGATCCCCAGGCTGAAGAAGCCGAATTCGTCCATCGGCGAGACCGTCTGAAAAACCGTGTCATACTCATCCGCAAGCACAACGGGGCCGTCCGACAGCATGGTCGGCATGTACTCGACAAGCCCCGTCGGGATCAGCTTGCGGACGTTGATCGTGGCATAAGCGTCACGATAGTGGCACAGGCCCGACACGGCCGGATCGGCCATGAGATTGCCCATGACCGCCAGCGTGTTGAAATAACAAAGGTCCTTGTGGTTCCCCTGCTTGACCAACTGGGCCAGCCCGCTCAGAAGTCCCTGCGGCTGGCCGTTTCCGATGCCCGACATGATCTTTGCGCCATTGGGGATGGTCGCCATGACCTCCGGGATGGTCTTCAGCTTTTCCTTGTACAGATCCTGCCATCGATTCATTTGTCACACTCCTTCTCAGCGGTGATCCGTCAAATCGTCAACGAACGGGTGCCCGTCACGAGCCTCGCGATCAGTTCCAGGAGCATCTGTTCGGAGCCCGCACCGATCTGTGCCAGTTTGGCGTCCCGCAGGGACCGTTCGATCTTCATCTCTTTCATCAGGCCCATGCCGCCGAAGATCTGCATCGCCTCCAGCGCGCTGCGGCAGCTGCTCTGTCCCGCAAACACCTTGAACTCCGTGGCCTCCAGGGGCGCCGGCTTTCCAGCGGACTTTCTGGATGCGGCGGCGTACATCATCAGCTTGCAGATGTCGTAATCCATTTTCAGATGGGCGATTTTTTCCCGGATCTGGGCATATTGAACGATCGGGTGGCCGAACTGCACCCTCTGCTTGGCGTAGGCAATGGCCAGATCGAGGTTGTATCCCAGGTTCCCCGTCCAAATGGACGTCAGGCAGGTCCTCTCGAATTCGAGATTCTGTACGCCGACCTTGATGAACCCGTCCCCTTCCTCCAGCAGGCGGTTCTTCACCGGAATCTTCACGTTGTCGAAATGAACCTCGCTCTGCTCGCTGCCGCGCGGTCCGATTTTCTCGAAGGGCTCGCTGACGCTGATTCCGGGGGCGTGCATGTCGACAATGAAGGCGGTGATGCCCTTGGCACCCTTGCTCTTGTCCGTGGTCGCCATGATCATGCCGACATCCGCGCGATAGGCGTTGGTGATGAATGTCTTGGTTCCATTGAGAACGTAGAAATCGCCGTCGCGGACGGCGGTGGTCTCGACGCCCGCGGCGTCGGACCCGACGTTCGGCTCCGTCAGCATGAAGCAGCTCATCCATTCGCCCAGGGCCATCTTGGGCAGGTATGCTTTCTTCTGCTCGTCATTTCCACAGATCAGAAGCGGGACGCTGCCGATGGAGAGGTGGGTCGCCCAGGCCAGCGTCGAGCCGATATCGCCGCCCGCGTGCGTCGCCGCTTCCAGGGCGATGCACGTGTCCAGCAGGGTAAGCCCGGCGCCGCCGTATTCCTTCGGGATCATCATCCCGCACCAGCCCTCTTTGCGGAAGCGATCCCAGAGCCACATGGGAAAGCGGTTCGAGTCGTCGATCTCGACGGTCCGCGGCTCCCATTCTTCTTTCGCAAACTTGTAAATGGTGTCGTGCAGCAGTTTCTGTTCCTGACTCAGATTCAGATCCATCGTACTCCTCCTTCAGCATTGCCGTTCAAGATTGGGCTCGTTCACAAAGCCGCTCAGGCACGGCAGGAGCATCTTGTGTGCCAGATCCGATTCATGTCCATCATGCTGAATTTACTTGGATAAGAGAATATCAGGGGCAGGAATTTGCAGGATGTTGCACAAGGCCTTGCAGGCCCTGAAAGGAGAGAAAGAAAAATGTTCAGGAAAATCGAGGAAGTGGTTTATGTAAGATTCGGCACCGGCGATTGCAAAATCTTGCACGACGGTTCCGGCAACGGAAAGAAGGAACGGCTCGCAGAAGATTCCCTGAAAAGAATCCCGCCCGCTGCGTCAGTGTCCTTCCGTCGCGGCCCTGTGGACGGTGACCCTGTTTCTGCCCTCCGTCTTGGAGACATAGAGCATCGCATCGGCTTCCTTCAGGATTTCATCGAATGATGCAGAGTCGGGCCGGTACGATGAAACACCCACGCTGGTCGTAAAGGTCAGATTCGCGGCCCCGCAGACGTCGATGCCGCATGCGGCGACGATCCCGCGGATCTTCTCGGCCACCGTAGACGCCTCGTCCGGCCCCGTGCCGGGGAGGAGGATCACGAACTCATCCCCGCCGTATCTTGCGGGAATATCGTTGCTTCTCAGGTTCGTAGCGATCAGTGACGCCAACTCCCGAATTGCCCTGTCGCCGGCGTCATGGCCGAAACGGTCGTTGATGGACTTGAAATCGTCGATATCGAGCATGATCACGGACATGTCCCCCCCCCGGATCCGCGTCCTGCCGAATTCCCGGTTCCCGGAATTCAGGAAGAACCTGCGGTTGTAGATGCCGGTGAGATGGTCCGTATTGGCCAGCCTGGCATTTTCGAGGGCGTCTCTTACCGCATACTTGAGCGAGAGCTGCGTCTCCATCCGGGCAAAGAGCTCAACCCTGTCCAGCGGCTTGATCAGATAGTCGTTGGCTCCCGCATCGAAGGCCGCCACGATGTCGGCCATCCGGTTCTTGGCCGTCAGGACGATAATCGGCAGTTCGTAAGCCGTGTATGTCTCGCGGACCTTCTCGCACACCTCATACCCGGACATCCTGGGCATCATGATGTCCAGGAGAACCAGGTCGTAGTTTCCGTTTTCAATCTTTTCGACGGCCTCCATCCCGCTGGAGGCGTAGTCGGTCCTGTACTTCCTGACGGCCAGATGGTTCAGGAGCACCTGGATATTCACCGCCTCGTCGTCCACAACCAGGATCTTTTCGTGGTGTCCTTCGTGATCGCTGCCCCGAATGAGATCGTGACCGTTTTCTTCCGCGGGACCTGAATCCTTCATCACGAGCGGCGATATGGAAACCGTCTCCGCGGCGTCCCGGTCCACGACCCCGGGCAGCGTGAAGGTGAAACGCGATCCCTTCCCCGGCTCCGATTCGACCCGGATCGTTCCGCCGTGAAGCTCGACGAGATTCCTGGTAATGGGAAGCCCCAGGCCGGTGCCACCGTATTCCCTCGATATGGAACCGTCCGCCTGTTCAAACGACGTGAAGATGGCCTCCAGCCTGCCGCTTTCAATGCCGATCCCGGTGTCTTCCACGGATATCTCTATGCTGTTCCCGTGCACCGCCGAAGAAATCTTCACATAGCCGCTGTCTGTAAACTTAACGGCATTGCCGATGAGGTTGTACAGGATCTGCAGCAGCCTGTTCTCGTCGCCTTCCACCAGCGGTGCGTCCTCGGGTATTTCATTCCGCAGGTCGAGGTCTCTACGGGTCATCGATGTCTTCATGACCGTGATGACGATGGAAACCAGCTGCCGCATGTCAACCGGCGT harbors:
- a CDS encoding acyl-CoA dehydrogenase family protein, with translation MDFSFSKEEQLIRKAAREFADKKILPVAQDIQRNNAMPEEILSGLAELGMFGIPLPEKYGGGEAGYLSYILALEQLSRASAGVGMIISVNTVGQAVINVFGTEEQKQACLPLSVAGKKIMSFAFTEPGTGSDPKQLTTTVTRDGDDYILNGTKRFISNAGYEGPMVVVAKESETGKATAFLIEKFCDGYSLSKPWEKIGAHGGGLYDVYFKDVRVSPQNVVGRNGDGLMTLKTAMVYGKIGLAGLFLGRALAALEDGIRYASEKMHRGEPIGRKFEHIKISVSDMTMKYDAAKWHAYHLGWAADHYRDPMQLVKEAALSKVFVAETAIDIARISMGIHGSYGLMADYPISHTWGDVIIGPQVEGTAPLLKVLGAGVILNS
- a CDS encoding acyl-CoA dehydrogenase family protein produces the protein MDLNLSQEQKLLHDTIYKFAKEEWEPRTVEIDDSNRFPMWLWDRFRKEGWCGMMIPKEYGGAGLTLLDTCIALEAATHAGGDIGSTLAWATHLSIGSVPLLICGNDEQKKAYLPKMALGEWMSCFMLTEPNVGSDAAGVETTAVRDGDFYVLNGTKTFITNAYRADVGMIMATTDKSKGAKGITAFIVDMHAPGISVSEPFEKIGPRGSEQSEVHFDNVKIPVKNRLLEEGDGFIKVGVQNLEFERTCLTSIWTGNLGYNLDLAIAYAKQRVQFGHPIVQYAQIREKIAHLKMDYDICKLMMYAAASRKSAGKPAPLEATEFKVFAGQSSCRSALEAMQIFGGMGLMKEMKIERSLRDAKLAQIGAGSEQMLLELIARLVTGTRSLTI
- a CDS encoding acetyl-CoA hydrolase/transferase C-terminal domain-containing protein; the protein is MNRWQDLYKEKLKTIPEVMATIPNGAKIMSGIGNGQPQGLLSGLAQLVKQGNHKDLCYFNTLAVMGNLMADPAVSGLCHYRDAYATINVRKLIPTGLVEYMPTMLSDGPVVLADEYDTVFQTVSPMDEFGFFSLGIEPDYTFPVIKSSRPHRVIFEVNRHFPPTFGHNRVHITEVDAIVEHDWQIIAVPPAPPSESDMKIAENIVTMIPDGACLQLGIGGTPNAIGTLLEGKKDLGIHSEMICDAFLHLYKVGALNNSRKNFMPHRGVGTFVFGSKELYDWVTMNPGIEMWGADFVNDPRTACKNDNLIAINGIVEADLTGQCVSEEMNGRTYSGLGGQQDFTLAAYWSNGGKAFLTLAASRIDKEGKKHSNILPKVTGTVGMSRWNTQYVVTEYGVANMKGKTVPERVEAMIRIADPDFRDELRSEAKKNSWIR
- a CDS encoding diguanylate cyclase, with translation MDIGSVDGVLDLTSHDFQSDGTVKLDCKWEFFWNRLLEPGSKEWSGISPDHAYYPVPLFWTAYPGRNYPSTGYGTYRLIIRTSGKDGNLALKTPEIFTEYRLWINGELVDQHGTIAGKEIRFLKPAVYPIHTDSKDVEIVLQVGNRSHGNAGIGQSFTFGTESLVYREQIFSISLEMILIAVCLFAGLYHTVIYIFRREEKELLYFGLFCMIVAVRTLYTGNTLISHLFPGLPFGSGSRIATAVIPLAVLTFQAFVFHFLKNLVPMIPFIVLTAVHAIYLFLVFTTTTLFYSTLFTYYLFAIVASLVFVVGINLYAMAKRAPYSRLFFAGFFFVIAGTANDILHYLQVINTGYYLALFFSAFIVAESIMLAVKFSREHRMIAELSEKLKALDRLKDEFLANTSHELRTPLNGIIGIAESLMDGATGTLPEKTRRNLGLIVSSGKRLYSLINDILDFSKLRHNDIELRKTPVDMRQLVSIVITVMKTSMTRRDLDLRNEIPEDAPLVEGDENRLLQILYNLIGNAVKFTDSGYVKISSAVHGNSIEISVEDTGIGIESGRLEAIFTSFEQADGSISREYGGTGLGLPITRNLVELHGGTIRVESEPGKGSRFTFTLPGVVDRDAAETVSISPLVMKDSGPAEENGHDLIRGSDHEGHHEKILVVDDEAVNIQVLLNHLAVRKYRTDYASSGMEAVEKIENGNYDLVLLDIMMPRMSGYEVCEKVRETYTAYELPIIVLTAKNRMADIVAAFDAGANDYLIKPLDRVELFARMETQLSLKYAVRDALENARLANTDHLTGIYNRRFFLNSGNREFGRTRIRGGDMSVIMLDIDDFKSINDRFGHDAGDRAIRELASLIATNLRSNDIPARYGGDEFVILLPGTGPDEASTVAEKIRGIVAACGIDVCGAANLTFTTSVGVSSYRPDSASFDEILKEADAMLYVSKTEGRNRVTVHRAATEGH